GCACTGACGCTGCTGCCGGTAATGGGCGATGACTGTCTCCGTGGGGAGGTTGGGCACGGTGACGCTTTCGCCGGTGTCCTTGGTCACGAGGATGTGCGACCCGGCAGGCCTAGAGCGTGTCCGGCCGGTAGAACTTGCGATACAACGCAATGGCGTCCGACGGTGGCCGCAGGGAGACGCTGCTGACTTCACCGGTGTCCTTGGAGACCACGACGCAGGTTCCGCCGGGGTTCCTTGGGCGCCGTCTCTCCCCCGTCGACGTCGTCCGAGGATGGGGCGGGAGCTTCGGATAGACGAGGTATCCGATGTCGAACTCGAGGACCTTGAGGGGAGCCGGGGTCCCATCCGGCCAGACCGGGGAGTATGTCATGCGGGCGATTTCCAGGGCATCCTCGGCGCTTGTCGGCAGCGGTCGATCGGGCGTCGAAGAACTCGGATCTGTCATGTATTTTCCTCGCTGTATTCAGCTCGTGCCATGCTGGGGAAGCCAACGCCAGGCATGACGGGGAGACCTATGGCTCGATTTCCGGGTCGTTGAGCAAAGTTTCCCAGACCTCTCCGGGGGCAGTCGCAGGGTCAATCTCGAGGATCCATGACTGCAGCTCGGCAGCCGCCTCGAGCTTGTCTACGGTGAGTGACTCGGAGAGCAATAGGTGATATCGCCCCACCAGATGGAACATGGCCACGAATTGCGGCAGGCTGCTGCCCGACAGCTGATCTTCCACGGCACCGGATGTGCACAGCACCTGCCCGGTTCCACCGTCCAGGATCAAGTCGCCGCCGAGGAGGTCTCCCAACGCGAAGTAGGGCCCGGTGCGCCGGTGTGAAGGAACCTCTAGCTCGTCGGGCGGTGGAACCTCTCGAAGTCCCTGGGTGCGCAGACCGCGTGTGTTCAGGGTAAGGAGCTCCACGATTGGCAGGCCGTGCTCGATGAGCCACTGAGCCGCTTCCGTGCCGTGCAGGCTTTCGGGGATTTCTGACTCGGTCGGCCGGAACACCGAATCATTCCCGAACGCCTCGGACAGTTGCGTCGCTGACGGGTCCCGGAAGGCTTCAGGGAGCGGACGCGTGGCGACTTCGCGCTCGTACGCATCCAGCAAGGGTGCGCCATGCCAGGGCGACACTTCGTGCTCCGGTTCCTTTTCGAGGATTTCTACGGCGAACACTCCGCGGTCTCCACCCAGCACGGCAATGTCCCCGATCCGTACTGCCGCGCGAATGTCCCTGGGGCAGCGGGGAATGAACGCACCCTGGGGTTCGCCAGGGGCCGGGCGCCAGCCACGTGACGTATTGACCATGCGTCGTGCTTCCAGTGCTTGGGCACTCGTATCGGCCGATTCGTGTGGCCGACCTGAGCGAAGCCCCCACGCCCACGAGGTTCCGAGCAATTCGTTGGTCGCGGTAACTGTGTGTTCGGTGGCGCTGAGGCTGGTGATACCGGTCGGGTGGTGCGTGAGTCCCTCCCCGAGGAAGGCACCGGTCGGACGCAGGTCAGACCACAATGTCTGCCATTCCAGGGCCACTTCGGAGGCCAGTACCGCGTCTGCGGCCTCCTGATCTCCATGGGTGACGGCGAAATGGTGCAGCCAGGCCGCCCACTCGCCTTGGCGCATGGGTTCCATGCCGGACAGCTCCCCATAGCGCAGGCTCGCAGCCATGGTGTCCGGCGGGATACCCCGGCCGAAGGCGGCACGATACGCCTCCATGACCGAACTCGGATCCAGGAGAGCAAGTACCCTGCGGTCCTCCAGCACTTCTTGCAGACTGCCGGATGCTGCGGCATGTCCCGGCAGGCCGTGAGCTGCATAACGAGCCAATGGGCCGCCGTCCGCCCAGCCGTGCGGATGCGTGTGCACTATGAGCCGCTCGCTCAGCAACTGCCGGATCATCGCGTGCGCTTCGCCCGCGTCCGGGTGCTGGGAGAGGCGCAATGCGTGTGCAAGCCCTTCGTGGGTGAAAGCCACACCAGGACCGGCAAGCGCGTCATTCGGCACCCACTTCAGCAGACCGGGATATAGATCCGGGAATCCCTGAAGGTCTGCGGGCGCGGTGGTCAGGCCCATGCTTTCACACAGGATGCTCCATGCCTGGACGGGTACTACGGGGTATTCCGCCAAGGCCAGGGCCTGGATCTCGGGAGCCAGTCCTTCAGGGGCACTGAAGAGGTTTCCGGATCCCAGGCGGATGAGCTGGGGCGGCTCATCGGCCTGCCCCGGCTGCGGCTCGGCGGTCTCCAGCGCCAAGCGGATGCGAGACCGCTTCGCCCTGCCCATCCGGAAAGCCGCGCGCCTGATGCGTCCTGGTTCATCAGTGGTACGCAGGGTGCCTGCCCATTGCACGTTCGTCAGCAGGACGGTGTGATCGCCGCGGATGCCCTTCACCAGCGCATCAAGGTTCTCTTTGGCGACTGAATGCGGACGCTGAACCCCGCACACGTCCAATACCTGAAGGATCACTTCATCGGCGCGCAGCCCGACGCAATCGATAAGTGCTGCTTCGGGCATGCGCCGGCGGACCAGCTCCAGTGTGCGACTCTTCCCGGCAGCAGGAGGGCCGGCCACGAAGAAGACGTCACCGGCGCGGCCCGATGCCGTCAAACCATTCAGAAGTCGACTGGCGGAGGCATGGAGTTCCGCATCGCGTGCATCGGTCATGGACATACCCTACTAGACGGGAATTTGCGTGTCATTGGAGCCAGGGTCAGTGAATCTGCCTATCAGTCGTCCGCGCCTGTTCCGTTCTTTCGCTGGGCGTCGCGCAACGAAAGCCAGATTTCGCCGACTTCGTTGAGGTGATCCTGGAACTCGGCGTCAACCATTGTCTTGATCTGAGCCTTGGTCCGGGTCTGGATTCCGTTCGGATCCGGATCCGCCACCCACGGGCCACTTCGATATGTCGTGGCGTAGTGCACGGTAGTCCCCTCGGAGTGCTGGACCAGGTAGGGGGAGCACTCGGCATGGCCCGCTCCCTTCACCGTTCCGCAAGGTTCTCGCTCCGTGAACATGGCGCGTATCTGTATGTGTTGACTGGTGTCGGTGCCCCGTGCCTCATTCAGTCGCTTCACGTAGCCAACCAGATGAGGTTCGGAGTGCGCGGTGCTGACGCCCTTTTCACCGGGGGGAATGGAGCTGTCAACGATGTAATTCGTCTTCTGCGAATTCGGGTCGTACACCTCAATCACCGCATAATTGCGGCCACTGAAGTCCGGTCGAGTGTTGCCGGCGCCGTCACCTTCGGATGCGTTCTTGAGGTCTGATGCCGGTCGGCCGGCATCCACGAGCTCCGCGAGAAGATGCTTGCGTACATTTCCGGCGAAGTCTTTTGCCTCCATGAAGTTGGCCTTGCGGTGCTGCTTCACGCCGCGGGAGTCTTCTTCTTCCCCGGATTTCGCGTCGTTGGTCTGGCGCCGCACATCGCGTCGCAGTGGAGCCGGGCGATTCGGGTCCTCTTTCCATTTGTACGGCCGTTCGACGGGGTACGGGGAAACGCCGACCGCATGGCTTTCATGAAAGGAGAGACTCAAACGGGCGATGATCGACACCACCGCTCCGCGCTGCCCGGCGTCCATGTCCGCAAAGCCGTCGAGCCTTTGCCCGAGCTCCTCTGACGTCAGAGTGAACCTCGGAGGCTTCTCCGGGCCGGCTTCGGTGGCTCCGTCCTCCGGGGTGGAGTCACCCTCCTCCGGGGGCGATTCGGCCTCATCGGGGGTCAGGTGCTGGATGAGAGCTTCGATGCTTCCGTCATCGACCCAGTCGCGCACGCTGTCGTAGACAGCCTGCATATCTGTCTCGTAGACGTCGAGGTTGTCCCGCAGCAGTTGCTGGCCCTCATCGGGCAGCACCCGGACATTCTCCGGCAGGTGATTGACCGGTTGCCCGTCCGGCATGCCGGGTTCTCGGTACTTGCTCTTGGGCTGGGTCTGTCCGTCCTGCTCGGTTGATTCATCAACGGTGCCGGCAGGATTCTCCGACGGGCGGCGCCCCGCTTGGGCCGGAGAGGCACTTTGCCGGTCGTGCTGTGCACTGGTGCCGGCAGAGGGGACAACCTGAATGGGCTTGCGGTTGCTGTCCAAGGGGACTGCGAATACGCCGTGCTCGCCGCTGTGAAGCGGCTTGTCGCTGCGGCGGCCCGTTTGGGCATCGATATAGGTGATTCTGCCGTTGTGGTTGACCACGTTCCAGGCGTGAGCACGGCCGTCGGAGTGCTGGGTCACGATAACGGCCTGGGAGCCGTGCCCGGACTGGCGAAGAGCGTTCTCGATGCCGTTGAAGGCCTGGCGGCCGTTGCCGAAGTCCGTGAAGCGGGCTCCGAGGGCGTTCTCCATGCGGTCGCGGCCGCCCGTTTCACCGCGATCGGACGCGACGCCATCAGCAGTGAGGTCAGGTGTGCGAGCTCCGGCCGCGGTCGGTGCGCCTGCATATGTGTCAGCTGCGGACAGGGCCACGTCGACACAGTTGTTGCTGCGCCCCGGGGCATCGGAACCAGGCTGGTTGATGAAGTCCGTCCAGTCCCCCTCGTTCGGGTCCGGATGGCGCTGGGCGGTGCCTTCTGGGGTCCGGGGGATCCTGTTCTCAAGATCCCTTTGGTGCTCCGGGTCGGGATCGACGATTCCGCCGGGCTCCGTCCGGGGACGCGACTCCGAGGCCGAATGCGAGGGTTCGGGTTGGTCGTCCGGCGCCGCGGCCGACACAGCATGTGAGGGGTCGGCATCGTGGTTGTCCGACGGGGCCGGCTGATCCTGTCGGTGGCCCCCGGGATCTGGGTAGGACGCGGCATCGTCCCTCTCGGCGGGCGCGGCGCCCGGCTCCGAAGCATCCGACTCCGAGTCGCTCGGGGGATAGAGCGGCTGTGCCTCCGCGTCCAGGGGGAGGTGCCAGACCTCGCCCACATCCGCTGTGTTGATCGGCCGGTTCATTACCTCGCGCGACTGGGTGTCCACCCAGACGACAGAGCCGTGGTAGTTGACCGCGTTGAAGAGGTGGGACGAGTAAGGGTCTCCGTCGTCGTCGACGTACCCGACCCAGACGATGGCTGCGGCTCCGTGCCCGGCGTTACGCAGGTCCTCCGCGACCCGCGAGTACGCCAGGGCATCGTCGCCCGCGTGCTGAAATTCTGCACCGAGCCAGCGCTGGATGTTGTCCTCGCCGTCCCTCTCACCGAAGTCGCCGTCTTGCATGCGGGGCGCGGATACCTGCGGGTTTCCGTACCAGGTTTCCAGGTACGAGCGGCTGCAGTCGGCGCAGTTGTCGTCGCGGCCCGGTACGGACTGGCCGCCGTCGTTCTGGAGATCTGCCCAGTCACCGTAGGGGTCGGGGAACCGCTGGAAATAGCCGTCCTCGTCGCGTGGTACGGCATCCTCGAGCGCTTGCTGGTCGTGGGAATCGGGCAGGACGAGCCCGCCCTCGCCCTCCAGGAGCTCGTTGCGGATGTCCTCGAAGCTCGGTTGGTGGTAATCCCCGGCGTCGGCAGGCGGCTGTCCGGAGGGCGGGGTGTCGGTGTCGTTGTGCTCTTCCGAATCGGGGGAAGAGGCATCGGCGTTCTGGTCCTGAGAGGTGTACTCAGGCCGAGAGGAGTGGTCGGCGTCACCGTCGACACCGTGATCGCCGGAAGCACCTGGCTCTGCCGGTACCTGGGGGTCGGAGTCCGGGGTTTGGGCGGGCCGGCGTGACTCCGTGCCAGGTCGCAGGGCGGTGTCGCCCGCGTCCGGCTGGGTGCGGTCGTGGGGCCGCACGGAGTCCGGTGAGCCGCTGACGGTCTCCGGTGCTGCTGCCGGGTGCGTTGGGTGTTGCGGATTCTGCGGATTCTGCGGGGACGGCTGCAGGTACGGGTTGTGGTTCTGGGGCTGCTGGTGCGGTGGCTGGGTGTACGGATGGGGCTGCTGCTGTGCGTGGGGACCTGGCTGCTGCTGGGCGTACGGGTTCGGCTGAGGCTGAGCGTAGGGGTTGGCCTGTTGCGCGTACGGGCTCTGCTGCTGGTACGGGTTGGGCTGCTGCGGGCCCGGCTGCTGTGCGTACGGGTGCTGCTGGTGGGGCTGCGGGTTGTAGGGGCCCGGCTGGTACTGCTGGTGGGGCTGCTGCTGTGGGGTCGGCTGCTGGTACGGGTTGGGCTGCTGCGGGCCCGGCTGCGGTGCGTACGGGGCCTGCTGCTGATGGGACTGCTGGGCGTACGGGCTCGGCTGGTGCTGTGGGGCCTGGGCCTGCTGCTGCGCCTGCGCCTGCTGTGCCTGGGCCTGTGCTTGCTGCTGTTGGTTTTGGGGCTGGGGTTGGGGGGTTTGTTGCTGTGGGGTCTGGGTTTGGGCTGTGGCGGGGTCGAAGGGCTTGCGGTCGGCGTCGAGGACGAGGTGCCAGACGTTCTCGGCGCTGGTGTTGATCGGTTGTTCGCTGACCGTGCCGGTCTGGCTGTCGACCCAAATGACCCGGCCGTTGTGGTTGACGGCGTTGAAGACGTGCGCGCCGCCGGGATCGCCGTTGGGCTTCTTCGGCCAGGTGACCAGCACCGCTGCCGCTGCGCCATGGCCGGCCTGGCGGAGCTCGTCGGCTATTCGGGTGTAGCCGTCCTTGGAGTTCGGGCCGGAATTACGGAACTCGGTGCCCGCGTACTGCTGGATGTTGGCGGTGCCGTTTCGTTCACCGGAATTGCGGTCGATGCCGCCCTTGCCGTCCGGGTCGTAGGTGCGTGGCGCGGACACCTGCGGGTTGCCGTACCAGGACTCCATGAAGGAGCGGGTGCAGTCGGCGCAGTTGTTGGACCGGCCGACCACGGTGTGGCCACCGTCGTTCTGGAGCTGGGCCCAGGGCTGGAACGGGTCGTTGAACGGCCGCGGAGTGCCGTCCGGGTTCCGCGGGAAGCTCGCCACCAGCGCCTGCTGGTCGTGGGGGAACGGTGAATACAGGCCGCCCGGCTGGACGTTGAGGCCGATCCGGACATCGGTGTGACTCTGCAGGTTCGCGGGCTGTGGGACCGGCGCCTGCTGCTGAGGCTGCTGGTCCGGGGTGGGCTGAGTCTGGTGGGGGGCCTGGTTCTGGTTGGGGTTCTGGTGGTGCGGCGCCAGCTGCTGCTGCGGCGGCTGGTGCTGGGGGTGTGGCTGCTGGGGTGCCTGCTGCTGTGGGTGCTGCTGCGAGTGCTGCTGAGGTGGTGTGTGGCTTTGCAGCGTGGGTTGTTGCTGGTGGCTTTGCTGGGGGTGTTGCAGGGGGTGTTGCTGGGGGGTCTGCTGTTGTGAGTACGGCTGCTGCTGAATTGGCGGCTGCTGGTGCGGGTGGGGGGAGTTGGGGTTTGGTGCGCCGGGGTTCTGGGCGTCCGGGTGTGCCGGGGTCTGGGGGCCCTCGGGCTGAGGTCGGTCCGTGCGGGGAGAGTCGGATTGCTGCGCCGCGTCCGGATGAGTGGTGGCTCCGCTCGGGTCGGCGGGGGCCTGCTGGTGGTTGTCGTTCTGGTGGGGCGTGGCGGCGTCCGGCCGGGGGGTGTTGTTCTGGTCGGGGCCGGGCTCGGTGTCGCGGGCGGGACCGTCGAGGCGGGGGTTGTGCGGGGGGCGCTCGGGGCTCGGCTGCTGGGTGTGGTCCTGGATGATCTGTGAGCCGTCCGGGCGTCGGTTGTCGCCGGGCGGTGTGGAGGGGGCGTCGCGACGGGGGCCGTCCAGCCGCGGGTTGTAGGGCCGGGACGTCTCTTCCCGGCGCGGCCCGTCGAGGCGGGGGTTGTAGGCGGGGCGGTCCGGTGTGGGCTGCTGGCTGGCGTCGTGGATCGCCTGGGAGCCGTCGGGGCGACGGTTGGAGCGAGCGGAAGCGTTGCCGTTTCCGTTTCCGTTTCCGTTGCCGTTGGTGTGGGGCGGGGTGCCGCCGCGGGGGGTGGTGGTCGTACCGGTCCCGGCCCCCTGGGGTGGCATGGGGCCCATCGTCATCGGGCCGTTGGCCTGGGTGGTGTTCTGCTGCGCCGCCTGTGGCGGGGTGGGGGTGGCGGCGGCGCCGGTGTCGGCGGTGTGCTGGGTGGGCGGGGGGAGCGTTGCGGTGCCCGCGGACTGGGTGGTGACGGCGGTGTCGTCGGGGCCGTCCACCGTGGGCATGGGGTCGCCGGGAGCGGGGTCACGCTGCTGGATGGGCTGGCCGGACGACGGGGTGTGCTGTACGGGGGCGCCCTGCGATGGTGTGCCGACGTGCGGCATCGAGGCGCGGCCGCTGCCGGTGGCGGAGTTGTCCCCGTTGGAGGTGCCGTTGCTGCCCGCGTCGGACGAGTTGTCGCCGTACGAGGGCGGGTTGCCGGCTACGGGGTCCGGGCTCGGCGAGGGAGTCGGTGCCGACTGGGGTGCGTCGGGGTGTGAAGGGCCGCCCTGTTGGGGGGACTGGTCCGGTGCCGGCTGGGTGCTGACGGAGTCCGGGGCGGGGGCGGGGCGTGCCGCGTCCGGGGTGTTGTCGTGGGCCGGCTGGGTGCTGATCGAGTCCGTGTCCGGGCGGGCGGCGTCGGGGGTGTTGTCCGGTGCGGGCTGGGTGCTGATCGAGTCCGCGTCAGGGCGTACCGCGTCCGGGGTGTTGTCGGGCGCCGGTTGGGTGCTGATCGAGTCAGGGTCGGGACGGGCGGCGTCGGGGGTGTTGTCGGGGGTGGGCTGGGTGCTGATCGAGTCGGGGTCCGGGCGGGAGGTGTCCGGGGTGGGCCCCGATTCGGGAGTGTGTCCGGAGTCGGGGGTGGGCCCCGAGTCGGGGGTGGGGGACGTCCCGTACGGGCTGTCGTTGCTGCCGGAGTAGCCCTCGTCGAAGGGGGAGCGCTGGTCCGGCGGCGGGAGGGGCTGTGCCTCGGGGACGCTGCGCGAGGGGTCCGAGCCGTGGGAAGAACCGTCGGCGGAGGAGCTCGGGTTGGTGCCCGTGCCCGTCCCCGAGTTTGTGCCCGAGTTCGTCCCCGAGTTTGTGCCCGAGTCCGTGTTAGAGGCCCTGCCGGCGTCCGTGCTGCCGGCGCCCGTGTTGTCCGAGGCGCGGGGGGTGTGGCTGGTGGAGCCACCGGAGTCCGAGCCGCCGCGGTTGCCGTTGCCCGTGCTGCTGCCGCCGCCGGAGTCACCGGAGGTGCTGCCGGAACCGCCCCCGTCGGAGCCGCCGTCCGAGCCGGCCCCCGCGTCCGTCCCCGAGCCGGTGCCTGAGGTGTTTCCGGAGCTGCCCCCGTCGGAACCGCTTCCGGAACCGCCGCCATCGGACCCGCTGCCGGAGCCAGTGCCTGACCCCGACCCGCTACCGGACCCACTCCCGGACCTGCTCCCCGACCCGCTCTCCGACCCGCTGGAGCCCCCGTCGCTGCCGCTGTCCGTGGAGTCGCTGCCGTCGCTGCCGTGCCCCGCCGCGCTGTCCAGGCCGTTGCGGGCGTGGCGTCCGGCGCGGCCGCCTGCGCCGTCGCGGAGGCTTTCGCCGAGGGATTCGCCGGTGTTCTTGAGGGCGTCGGTGGCGGCCTTCTGGCCCTCCTTGGCGGTGCGGCCGAGGTTGTAGCCGTTCTGGGCGCCGAAGTTCTGGTTGACGGTCTGGGCGATGAGGTCGGACGCCATGGCCTCCAGCGCGGAGATCACCGGCTCCTTGGCGGCCTCCATGATCGCGTCAAGCAGCTGCTTGGCGACCTCCTTGAGGATCCTGCGGACCATTTCACGCGTGGCCAGCGTGGCGGCCGCGCCGGCTATTTCGGACAGTCCGAGGGTGAAGGGGGCCGCGACCTGCGCCGCGATGATTTCCGCGGCCAGAATCGCCAACTGGACAATCACGGCCACCTTCATGCCGATGACCAGCACGGCGGCGGCCTCGAACGTGAAGGCAATGACCTCGGCCGCCTGCGCCGCGTCGTTCAGATACCCCGAACCGCCGGAGAACTTCTCCCACGCCTTGCTGAAGCCCTCGATGGCATCGCCGGAGTTCTCCGCGAGCACATTGCCTGCATAACTGGCGCCCCGGGCCTGGTGCCCCTGTACCTCCGCCGCGAAATTGCGCCAGACCTGCGCACATTCCATCAACTTGTCTTCGTCCGCATGCGGCCAGTTGAAGCCGAGCATGTCCAGGACCCACTCAAGAGGATCCGGCAGCATGACAGACAAGATGGAGCTCCCCCGTGAAAAGTGCTTCTAGACGTGTTGCAGGCGCGGGCCGCGCGGAAGGCCGCTGCGGAAGGCCCGCTGTGTGGAAATCCCCGGAACCGGCCGGTGGCCTCAGTGCTTCGCGGGCGTGATGGACGTGCGGACCGTGTCGTCGACGGTCGGGTCCCGCCACGCCTGCTTGTTCTCGACGTGCTGCTTGATCAGCGAGTCGTTGAACTCCTCGTTCTCCGCATGGTTCTTGGACATCGAGGTCAGCGCCTTGCCGATTTTCTGGAGCTGGGCGGAGAGATGGCCCATCGACTCGTTCATGCCGTCGCGCACGCCTTCGTAGACGACACCGAACTTCTCGCCGATCTCGTCATCGCCCCACGGCGGAGCCCCGTCCTTGCTGGCGAACGTCGTCAGACCGCTCATGAACTGCTCGCCGAACGACTTCTCCGGCGGAGCCTTCTCCTGCCCGTTGCTGGGCGGCCCCGCCCCCAGCGCATGCAGGCCGTCCATCAGCCGCGCCACCGAGGAATAGAAGTCCTCACCGAGCTTGACGAAGTTCGTGCCCTCAGCCTTGAGGCTCTCCACGTCGGTCTGGAATCCACCGGCGCCAGCCATGACATCCCCCGCGTTCTACTCGTTACCCAACGAGATATTCAAGCCAAAGCTTAACCGCCGAGGTTGACAACCCACCAGGTGCTACTGGTGAGACTCTGGCTCCGCGTGGGGCGAAGGAGATGCGGCCCGGAGGCCTCAGGAAGTCCGCCCGCCGCGGAGGCGGTGGTAGAGCTCGACCGCTTCCTCCGGGGGGAAGTTGGGCAGGAACGACACCTCGCCGTCGGCTTTGGAGATCACGACGTTGCTTCCTCCGGGATTCGCGGGAGGGGCGGTGGGGTCCTCGGCGGGCGGCCAGCTCGCGTGGATCAGGTAGCCGATGTCGAATTCATGGACGAACAGGCCGGAAGGGCCGCCGGGTGAGCCGACCTCGGGGTAGTGCTCCCGGCCGATCTCCAGCGCCTCGTCCGCGTTCGCCGGAACGGTCTGCGGTCCGGTCTGCGGGGGGAGCGGGGGCGGGGTGGGAGGCAGGCCCGGGACGCTGCCCGACTGATCGGAATCGGTCATGTTCTGACTCCTTGATGCTGGACACGCGGATGACGGTCAACCTAACTCACGCCGTGGCGGCCCGGTCGGTTCACGTCAAGGAAGCCAGGAGCCAAGGAAGCCAGGAGGCCAGGAGCCCAGGAAGCCAGGAAGCCAGGAGGCCGGCCCCGCACCGGACGCACCCCTTCCGCCGCATCGCCCCTTCACCGCCCCCGCCCCTCCGCAAGCGCTCACCCGAACAGCACCCGCGACAGCCAGAATTCCAGCAGTTCCGCGTCGCCGGTGATGTCGTAGGACCCGTTGTCGCTGGGGGCGCGGCCGTAGATGAGGAGCAAGAGGTCTGTCAGGGGTGCGCGGACGGAGACGGCGGCCGGTTCCTGGGTGCGGCGCCAGGCGAGGGTGGTGCCGGTGAGGTCGACGAGCCAGTCGGCGGCCGCTTCCGGTGGGGTGTCCGTGGCGTGGAAGTGGAGGGTGCGGCCGGGGCCGAGGAGATCGCGCCGGTCGGGGTGGTAGTCGAACATCTCGGGCAGGGAGCCGAGTTCCATCCACTCGTCGAGGCAGTCGAGGGCGACCCGCTGGTCGACGGTGAAGTCCGTGCCGAGGGTCAGAGTGGCGTCGGCCCGGTGCATGACCGTCTCGTGGGCCATACGGCGGGCGAAGAAGCGTGGGGAGCCGGAGGGGAGCGGGGTCCAGATACGGGCGCCGGGGCCCGCGTTGCGGAGGGTGCCGGCGAGGAGCCGGGCGCCCTCGGTCAGCCAGGCGGCGAGCGCGGCCGGGGTCTCGGTGGTGTCGCGGGGGAGGTGCCGGAGCGCGGTGTCGGGCGGGGGTTCGGTCGCCCGGGTCCGGACGAGCTCCTCGACCCAGCGGTGGGCCTCGCCCAGATGCCGGAGCAGCTGGGCGAGGTTCCAGTCGGGGCAGGAGGGCACGGAGGCCGTCAGCCGGGTGCCCTCGTCGAGGCCGGTGCTCAGCAGGTCGGCCTGGTGGACGATTTCGGCGCAATGGTCGTCGAAATCCATATCCGTGGTGATGGCGTCCATGTCGTCACGGTAGAGGCCCCCACCGCCAACTGGCCGTCACCACATGCGAGCGGGCGGCGTCAGGCGGAACCGCAGTCGGCAGATCACCGCGTCGGTGTCCCGGCGGACCGCGTGCGCGACGACCGCCCCGCGCTGGTTCTGGAGCAGGCGCTGCCAGAGGTGCGCGGGTTCGGCCTCCGGGATCAGCACGGTGATGCGGGTGCCGGGACGGCGGGCGGTCAGGCCGGTGACGTAGGCGGCAATGGGGCGGCCGAGGGAGCGGGTGGCCGAGGGCAGTTCGAGGAGCTCGACGCCGGGGCTCCAGAGTTCCCAGTCGCGGCGGAGTGCCTCGGTGGCCGGGCGGTCCTCGGGGGTGTCGTGGGTGACGGTGACCGCGACCACCTCGTCGCCGAGGGACACCGCCGCGTTCAGCGCCTCGGCGGTGAGCCGGGACAGGTGCGAGACGGGGACGACGACCAGGGAGGGGGCGCGACGCGGCGGTTCGGGGAGGCGGCCCAGGCCCAGGCGTGTGCCGATCCGGGCGTAGGCGCGGTGGACCGCCTCGAAGGTGAGGACGAGGAGGGGCAGGGCGACGAGGATCAGCCAGGCGCCCTCACTGAATTTGGTGGCGGTGACGACGACCGCCGAGACGCCGGTGAGCAGGGCACCGAAGCCGTTCAGCAGGGCCTTGCCGCGCCACCTCGGGGAGCGTTCACGCCGCCAGTGCCGGACCATGCCGATCTGGCAGACGGTGAAGCCGACGAAGACACCGAGGGCGAACAGCGGGACGAGGGTGTTCATGTCGCCGCCGGAGAAGATGAGCAGCGCGGCGGCGACGGCGGCCAGCGCCAGTACACCGTGGCGGTGCACCTGGCGGTCCGCCTTCAGGCCGAAGACGTGCGGGAGGTAGTTGTCCCGGGCCAGGAGGCCCATCAGGACGGGCAGACCGCCGAAGGAGGTGTTCGCGGCGAGGGCCAGCAGCACCATGGTGGCGAACTGGACGACGTAGAACGCCGCGTGATGGCCGAACGAGGCGTCCGCGAGCTGGGCGAGGACGGTGACGCCCTCGACCGGCTGGAGGTGGAAGCGGCCGATGAGG
This genomic stretch from Streptomyces nigrescens harbors:
- a CDS encoding SUKH-4 family immunity protein gives rise to the protein MTDARDAELHASASRLLNGLTASGRAGDVFFVAGPPAAGKSRTLELVRRRMPEAALIDCVGLRADEVILQVLDVCGVQRPHSVAKENLDALVKGIRGDHTVLLTNVQWAGTLRTTDEPGRIRRAAFRMGRAKRSRIRLALETAEPQPGQADEPPQLIRLGSGNLFSAPEGLAPEIQALALAEYPVVPVQAWSILCESMGLTTAPADLQGFPDLYPGLLKWVPNDALAGPGVAFTHEGLAHALRLSQHPDAGEAHAMIRQLLSERLIVHTHPHGWADGGPLARYAAHGLPGHAAASGSLQEVLEDRRVLALLDPSSVMEAYRAAFGRGIPPDTMAASLRYGELSGMEPMRQGEWAAWLHHFAVTHGDQEAADAVLASEVALEWQTLWSDLRPTGAFLGEGLTHHPTGITSLSATEHTVTATNELLGTSWAWGLRSGRPHESADTSAQALEARRMVNTSRGWRPAPGEPQGAFIPRCPRDIRAAVRIGDIAVLGGDRGVFAVEILEKEPEHEVSPWHGAPLLDAYEREVATRPLPEAFRDPSATQLSEAFGNDSVFRPTESEIPESLHGTEAAQWLIEHGLPIVELLTLNTRGLRTQGLREVPPPDELEVPSHRRTGPYFALGDLLGGDLILDGGTGQVLCTSGAVEDQLSGSSLPQFVAMFHLVGRYHLLLSESLTVDKLEAAAELQSWILEIDPATAPGEVWETLLNDPEIEP